Genomic DNA from Pseudodesulfovibrio senegalensis:
GCACCGGGCAGCCGGGGCAGCCCCTGTCCCGCAGCGCCCCCTGTGCGGCCATGGCCGGGGCGTTGACCTTGTGTGTGTAGGAAAAGAATGTAGTGCGGAAATTGTCCGTGGGCATCATGCGCCGGGCGTGGGTCAGGTCCAGAAACGCAGCCGATCCCCAATGCCGGATGCCGTACGGCCCCATGAGCGCCGGGGATGCGGCCAACAGGCGCATGATGTCCGCATTGGCTCGTTCAAGGGCTTCGGGGTCGTGTATGGCGATGGCGTGATCGCCGCCCGCGGCCACGAAACGGAGATTCTTGGCCGCAAGGCACAGGCCCAGCCCGCCGCGTCCGGTCATGTGGTGCCGGGCCGTGGCCACGCCCGCCAGCAGGCATCCGTTGGTGGCCGATGGACCGATGCACAGGGCTCCTTCCATGCCGTCGGGCTTGTTCAGGCCGTGAACGCGTTCCAGATGGTCGAAGAGTTCATTGGTGGTGGCCGTGAGCAGGGAGGCCGCATCCACAAGGGAGACGGCGTTGTCGCGGATGGTCAGGCCCACGGGTTCGGGGGCGCGGCCCGTGATGACCACGGCGTCGTACCCGGCGTGTTTGAGGGCCGCGGGGAATGTGCCGGTCAGGGTGTCGTCGCCCACGGTGCCGGTCAGGGGCGACCGGGATGCCATGCGTCCCACATGGGCCATGGGCACCCCCGTGCCGGTCAGCGGGCCGGTGCTCAGGACCACGGGCATGGCCGGGTCGTCCCACTGCCTGTGGCAATGGGGCAGGATGTGGTGCATGGTCAGAGACCGCCCCCCGGGGCAGGCACGGTAGAAGTCCGGCGCGGGCGTCTGCTCGTGTCGGTTGCCTGTTGCAAGGTCCACGTGGAGAATTTTCCCGGACCAACCGTGGCGGCAATGCGTGTGCATGGCGTCTAAGGTAGCGGCAGGCAGGGTTGTGTGCAAGAGCCGGTTGACGCGGATGCGGATTTGGGCAAGATTCGGCATGGAGATATCAATATGACAGCAAAAACAAGGATAAACGCGTCCCGGAGGAATTTTCTCATGGGTGCGGTGCGCCGTGTCCGTGGCAAGGAAGCCGTGGCCGAGCCTGTGGCGGCCACCGGCGATACCGTGCCGTTGCTGGATCGGGCCAACACCCATTTTGCGGCCAAGGAGTTCGAACAGGCCGTGGACGCCTACCGGGAATACCTGAAACGGGAAAAGCAGGACATGGACGTGCGCGTGCGGTTGGGCAGGAGCCTGTACGCACTGGGCAAGTACACGGCCGCACGGCTGGAATTCAAGCGGGTGCTCAAGGTCCGGCCCAAGGACTCGCAGGCCTGCGTGTATGCGGGGCTGTGCTTTGCCCGCTGCGCGCGGCTGGAAGAGGCTGCCCGCGTGTGGGAGGATTTTTTCGACCTCAAGAATGTGGAACTCCTGCGGGAATTGAACATTCAGAAAGGATTGATCCTTTCCGGCGATGCCGGGCACCATGACGCCGTGGCCGAAGCAGTGGAAGCCGTGCTCGACGCATAGTTTTTTGTCGTGCCGGGCAAAATCATGTGCCCCGGCCCGGAAAATGGGCTACAAGGGGATGACATGCGGTCCGGCGCGTCCGGGCCTACCCCAACGATTTCAGGAGGACGACATGCCCGATATTCTGGATTGGAGCGGATCGGATCTGGAACGATTGGAACTTGAGGCTTTTGAGGGTCGCAGCAACGAAATGGCCGCACGCATGCGCGAGGAAGTGGCGGCCGGGCGGCTGCCGTTTCTGAGCATGCCCTACATGGACGGGTTGCTGGAGCAGCTGGACGGGCTGCAGGACTATCTGGCCGGGTTCGAGCACATGCTGCTGCTGGGCATCGGCGGGTCGGCCCTTGGCGCGCGCGCCCTGCAAAAGGCGTTTTTCCCGCGTCAGGACCAGCCCTGCCACGACGGCCCGTGGCTCTGGATAGCGGACAACGTTGATTCCTATGCGCTGGAATCCTACATGGCCAAGCTGCCCCCGGAAAAGACCGTGGTGGTCACGGTTTCCAAGTCCGGCGGCACCATCGAGACCGTGGGCCAGTATTTCATCATCCGCGACTGGATGCGCGGCCGCATCGGCGACGACTGGACCGAGCACATGCTGCTGGTCACCGACGAAAAAGCCGGGTTCCTGCGCAAGGAGGCGGACGAAAACGCCATCCGCACCCTGCCGGTTCCCGACAATCTCGGCGGGCGCTATTCCGTGCTTTCCGCCGTGGGACTGGTTCCGGCCCTGTTTTTGGGCATGGATGTGCGGGCGCTGGTGGATGGTGCCCGGGAAATGGCCGCGCCGCTTGCAGACCCGGGACTGGATGGCGAAGCCTTGGCGAAGCTGCCGAGTTTTGATCTGGCGGTGTGGGCCAACGGCCTGATGCGGGCCGGTTATGACCAACTGATATTTTTCTCCTATATCCCGCTGTGGGCCTCGTTCGGGGACTGGTTTGCCCAGCTCTGGGCCGAGAGCCTCGGCAAGGAAGGCAAGGGCAGCCAGCCCATTGCGGCCATCGGTGCCACGGACCAGCATTCCGTGAACCAGATGTTTCTGGACGGGCCGCGCAACAAGGCCTGCCTGTTTCTGACCTGCCCGACCCTGCCCGCAGGGCCGAGGTTCCCGGAAAACCTGCCCGACGCGTTCGACTACGTTCGCGGCAAGGAGTTCGGCGAGCTGATTCAGGCCGAAGGGATGGGAACGCGCATGGCGCTCCAGAAGAACGGCGTGCCTCTTGTGGAAATGCGCATGGAGCACGATGACCCCCGTCAGGCCGGAAAGCTGATCGCGCTGTTGGGCGCGGCCACCATCCTTGCGGGCTGGCTCATGGATATCAACCCGCTGGACCAGCCCGCCGTCGAGTTGGGCAAGCGTCTGGCAAAGGCGCGCCTCGGCGCGGACGGGCTGCCCGAGGAAACCGCCGATCTTGCGGATTTTCTGACCTCGCAGCGCGACGAACGGGAGTTCTAGGCCGTTGAACCAGCAAAACGATCAGGCCGAAAGGCCCCTGCAATTCGTCAAGGTGTTGTCATGGAGCGTCATGGCGCTCATTCTCGGCTCCAGTCTGGCGCTGTCCATCTTCATTTCCAAAACCGCGGAAAACGCGCTTCTGAAAAAACAGGAACAGTTCGGGTTGCTGCTGGCCGAAAACCTGAGCCATCAGGTGTATACCCGGTTCGCCCTGCCCGTGATGATCCGTTTCGGCGGCATCAGCCTGAGCAACGAGGA
This window encodes:
- a CDS encoding aldehyde ferredoxin oxidoreductase C-terminal domain-containing protein, with the protein product MPNLAQIRIRVNRLLHTTLPAATLDAMHTHCRHGWSGKILHVDLATGNRHEQTPAPDFYRACPGGRSLTMHHILPHCHRQWDDPAMPVVLSTGPLTGTGVPMAHVGRMASRSPLTGTVGDDTLTGTFPAALKHAGYDAVVITGRAPEPVGLTIRDNAVSLVDAASLLTATTNELFDHLERVHGLNKPDGMEGALCIGPSATNGCLLAGVATARHHMTGRGGLGLCLAAKNLRFVAAGGDHAIAIHDPEALERANADIMRLLAASPALMGPYGIRHWGSAAFLDLTHARRMMPTDNFRTTFFSYTHKVNAPAMAAQGALRDRGCPGCPVQCVKTTAGRILPGVDALSHFTALINNADPDMALDAVALCAKLGLDPVSAAATLACNMELSGEAGYGRAELSETLRRMASGGSLGKGAALFAEQCGMPETAMTVKGLELPGYDARGAVGTGLACALSTRGGCHLRAFPVSHEVLRKPVATDRFSLAGKARIIKLAEDAIAGADSLGICSTALLAAGLEEYGRALSAVTGPVAGEPMSVADIVRAGEITCMQERVMNAENGFTEQHDDLPGRFFSAPGTPGPDRETPALDRDEFLNERSAYYAVRGLDDHGRPRPEKLRKLGLADLVFATAEPEQGDET
- a CDS encoding tetratricopeptide repeat protein — encoded protein: MGAVRRVRGKEAVAEPVAATGDTVPLLDRANTHFAAKEFEQAVDAYREYLKREKQDMDVRVRLGRSLYALGKYTAARLEFKRVLKVRPKDSQACVYAGLCFARCARLEEAARVWEDFFDLKNVELLRELNIQKGLILSGDAGHHDAVAEAVEAVLDA
- a CDS encoding glucose-6-phosphate isomerase, whose amino-acid sequence is MPDILDWSGSDLERLELEAFEGRSNEMAARMREEVAAGRLPFLSMPYMDGLLEQLDGLQDYLAGFEHMLLLGIGGSALGARALQKAFFPRQDQPCHDGPWLWIADNVDSYALESYMAKLPPEKTVVVTVSKSGGTIETVGQYFIIRDWMRGRIGDDWTEHMLLVTDEKAGFLRKEADENAIRTLPVPDNLGGRYSVLSAVGLVPALFLGMDVRALVDGAREMAAPLADPGLDGEALAKLPSFDLAVWANGLMRAGYDQLIFFSYIPLWASFGDWFAQLWAESLGKEGKGSQPIAAIGATDQHSVNQMFLDGPRNKACLFLTCPTLPAGPRFPENLPDAFDYVRGKEFGELIQAEGMGTRMALQKNGVPLVEMRMEHDDPRQAGKLIALLGAATILAGWLMDINPLDQPAVELGKRLAKARLGADGLPEETADLADFLTSQRDEREF